The window CCCACGGCATACCAGATATCAACGGCCAGAAtacatcaccaacaaagaCCAGCTTGGATCAGCTTCCCTCTCAGCCAGCCCTCCCGCAAGGCGTTTCTCTTGACCAAGGTCTCCCGTCGTCCATCTCGCCATCTGCTTCGCCGTCACCCCGGTCCGAGTCCTTCCCCGGCCAGGCCCAAACTGGAGGCCAGGCAGTATCTTCACCGGCAGCCGGTCCGATCCGGTCACCAACGAGTGCCTCGTCAAAGTCACGTTCCGCTTCAAAAGGCACCACCGGCAAGGACAGCACACGCCAGTTGAACTTTGACTCTTCGTTCGCTTCGCCAAGTCGTCAGGGCACTTTTAGCAACATCGTCGAGGAGCCCGAGTCTTTTGAGCCCCCTTCGCAACGCTCCACTTTCCGAGAGAAACTCACTAGTATCTTCCGGACTTCATCTGGCGAGGCACGTCGGGACAGCAAGCGATCTACCGGCACCCGCTCGTCTTCTGTTCTCACAGGCGATATTCTTGCCTACCAGGAGCCGATACCAGGACAACCCATCGGCCAACCTATTATCGAGGAGCACCATCCCGACCCCAGTGGTCTCAACTGGGGCTATTATAACGACCCGACTCTCCCACCAGGTAGTGACGCCCTTCCCCAAGGAACGGGCCTTTCCCAGTTCAGCGAACCAGTTATTTACACGGAACCAGGAACCTTTACtaccatccccaaccccgcaGACTTGACCTTTGTGCCGCCAGCGACTTACGCTTCAGCCTCGGTCTTGCCTAGCCCAGTGTCGCCAAGTCAACATCCATTCCCTGGCCTTGGACTCGACATCACTTCACCTGACGGTGACCAGACTGTCACGCCTATCAACCCACTGCATAGTTTCAGCCAGCGGAATAAAGTTCCAGGGCCACTCCAGCGTGTCGATAGTCTGCCTCCACCCACCATCGTGTCGGATATCCCGAGTCCCCCATTCAGCTATACTGCCGGCCCCAGCGGCAACCCTATGGACTTTATGAACCCCACGAATCAGGTCGAGAGCGCTTGGATGGTCGAACAGGAGATTCTCAAAGCCGAGAACTCGCCATCACCCCCAGCCCCTTCACCGCCAACTGACACCTTCCCACCAACAATGGCCCAGGAGCCTCAGCTGCAGTATATCGACCAGAACCACCAGGTCCAGTACATCAACGGAGCTGGCCTGTCACCAGAACCAGAGTATAACTTTGGCCAGCAAAGCCTTGGCCAGCAAAGTCTTGGCCAGCAGAACCTTGGCCAGCAAAATATTGGCCAACAGAACCTCAACCTGAACCAGCAAAGCTTTGGTGAACAAAGCTATCAGTCCCCACCATATCAGCCTTCATACCAGCAGACGCCAGAGATGGGATTGGTGCAAGATTTTGGCGTTCCATTAGGTTACTACGACGGTAACGGCACCGTGATTCAAGATTACTCTacgccaccaccgtcagGTCCATCACTTCCCTCGACCGTCCAAAACACCCCTGACACACGCCTCACTGCGTACAcggcatccccatcaccgccatccgAACTCGACCCCCACAATGGAATGTACCTCAGCGtctctcccatcccatcaccaGGCCAGTCCCCACATCCATCATCGACCCTTTCTCCAGGGCTCTCGGCCCCGTCACCAGCCACCCCGGCGGGGTTATCACCCGGGGGACAAGAGAAGGCCTTTGCCTGCAACAAGTGTGATCGCATCTTTGATCAGATCCACAAGCTCAAGTATgttcccatctcatcccctccTGCAGGCCCGTGTTCTAACACATACACCAGTCACCACAAACGCTACCACGACCGACCGCATGAGTGCCCACACGCAGGCTGCACCATGAGATTCGGCACCAAGACCCATCTAGACAGGCACATCAACGACAAGCACTTCAAAACCCGCAAGTTTTACTGCACGGTCCACGACTGCCCTTACTCGAAGCAAGGGGGCAAGTCATTCCCACGCAAGGACAACTGGAGGAGACATATGGTCAACAAGCACCAGCTTACACCAACAACGGATCCCGAGCCGGAGTTTATCGATGAGATGATGGTTGGTGTATAATCAACtttgaagaaaaaggggtgggggttggggggactTATGGCGAGGAGTGCGGAACATTCCTCGCAAAGGAAACGCTCGTTTATACCCAACATGGAGGAACAAAATCCAGGAGATACTGGTTTAAAAGCAGGCCATCTATGTTTTTCTCCGGAAGGGTGGAATTTTTTTCGGGCGATATCAAGCGGGCATTGAAAGCGTTTCAAgatttctctctctctttctctctctctctctcgggaTATGGAAGACAGGACATAGCATTTCTCTTGCTTTGTTTTTGTACATTGCATTTTCGATTTTCTTTTGGGATCAGCGAAAAAGTCATGGAAGGGCTCCTGGCTTGAttttgatgtttttttttattattttttttatttagTTCGTAACCCTAGATTTAATAGGGGTAACGACTTTGAAAGGGAAACGCGCTATACGCGCGGCATTACTTCCGCTTTTTCGGCGAGTGTTGATGACCTTTTCTGTCTCGTGTGCGTTACTGATGTGACATGCCTGCACCTGCTCAGCCATCCATCCAAGCTTTATTTTCGAGTCGTTTGATCTCTTGAAGATCGAACATTACTTTGGTCGTATTGGTATCATCATCTCCCACATCTCTCCTCTCAAACTTATCCCCCTCACTTCATCCCCTtggccaacctcctcaccaacttcctctgcgcctccacccccaaccccccctcatccgtctccctcaacgcccTCCCGACCACCACAATAGCcttcacatcctcccccccaacccaaaccttTCCATTCCTCCCCACCGCAATCTCAaacgccaacccctccccccctagCAGCTCCAGCACTTCcacctttccctcctccttgctctTCGCCATGAGCAACCGTCTGGCAAACTGCAACGAAACATcaaacaccatccccccttTCAGCTCCCCCAGGCCGTCCGACTTCCCCGTGGACTGGGAGACACACTCGATCTCGGGATCCATGTGCTTGTTTGCCAAGACCACGCGGGCGTAGACGAGGGCTCCCGGGGCGAGCTGGGGCCGGGTCTTCTTGGTGGCCGACTCgaaggagaggtgggggagggtcGCGGGGGGTGTGTAGGGGGATATGGAGGCGAAGTAGAGGTCTGGGCCGGAGCGGAGGATTTGAGCTATTATTAGGTCGCCTGGGGTTGGGATGTACTATGGACGGGTTAGTGGGAATTGTGAAtggggggaggcgggaaggggga is drawn from Podospora pseudocomata strain CBS 415.72m chromosome 1 map unlocalized CBS415.72m_1, whole genome shotgun sequence and contains these coding sequences:
- the RRP40 gene encoding exosome non-catalytic core subunit rrp40 (EggNog:ENOG503P0K7; BUSCO:EOG09264XJC; COG:J) → MTTTERPLVLPGDPISPDLIPSSTSKPLRLGPGLRHVPPSDIVPVVAGQLITNHQKNSMWVEYNNNRYIPTPGDLIIAQILRSGPDLYFASISPYTPPATLPHLSFESATKKTRPQLAPGALVYARVVLANKHMDPEIECVSQSTGKSDGLGELKGGMVFDVSLQFARRLLMAKSKEEGKVEVLELLGGEGLAFEIAVGRNGKVWVGGEDVKAIVVVGRALRETDEGGLGVEAQRKLVRRLAKGMK
- a CDS encoding uncharacterized protein (EggNog:ENOG503Q4UC; COG:S), producing MPVFAERSVLAARSTSPLSAGAIAGAVVGSVVGVLIILLCVFPFARRRWINRHDENTLAEMGQSPGGPNFTHPDDDSTKKYSKDHLVPGSDSQAGTAHEQPAHGIPDINGQNTSPTKTSLDQLPSQPALPQGVSLDQGLPSSISPSASPSPRSESFPGQAQTGGQAVSSPAAGPIRSPTSASSKSRSASKGTTGKDSTRQLNFDSSFASPSRQGTFSNIVEEPESFEPPSQRSTFREKLTSIFRTSSGEARRDSKRSTGTRSSSVLTGDILAYQEPIPGQPIGQPIIEEHHPDPSGLNWGYYNDPTLPPGTFTTIPNPADLTFVPPATYASASVLPSPVSPSQHPFPGLGLDITSPDGDQTVTPINPLHSFSQRNKVPGPLQRVDSLPPPTIVSDIPSPPFSYTAGPSGNPMDFMNPTNQVESAWMVEQEILKAENSPSPPAPSPPTDTFPPTMAQEPQLQYIDQNHQVQYINGAGLSPEPEYNFGQQSLGQQSLGQQNLGQQNIGQQNLNLNQQSFGEQSYQSPPYQPSYQQTPEMGLVQDFGVPLGYYDGNGTVIQDYSTPPPSGPSLPSTVQNTPDTRLTAYTASPSPPSELDPHNGMYLSVSPIPSPGQSPHPSSTLSPGLSAPSPATPAGLSPGGQEKAFACNKCDRIFDQIHKLNHHKRYHDRPHECPHAGCTMRFGTKTHLDRHINDKHFKTRKFYCTVHDCPYSKQGGKSFPRKDNWRRHMVNKHQLTPTTDPEPEFIDEMMVGV